A single genomic interval of Nitrospirota bacterium harbors:
- a CDS encoding site-specific integrase: MARWLTLEEEEGLLAASPPWLQQLIVFAVSTGLRHREVLHLQWPEVDFSRRTITILEQKNKSIDTLPLNVRALDVLKERAKVRHLTSKYVFFTATGNAILINNVLRGLHSAIEKANIGHLRFHDLRHTFATRLVQAGVDLYTVQKLGRWKTLSMVMRYAHHHSESLRAGAEVLDRVTRRENTTAAQLQTGELVAVC, encoded by the coding sequence ATGGCACGGTGGCTGACACTGGAGGAAGAAGAAGGGTTACTCGCCGCTTCTCCTCCGTGGTTGCAGCAGCTGATTGTTTTTGCTGTCAGCACCGGCCTACGTCATCGGGAAGTGCTGCATCTCCAGTGGCCTGAGGTCGATTTTTCACGAAGGACCATCACGATCCTAGAGCAGAAAAATAAGAGCATCGATACGCTGCCGTTAAATGTTCGAGCGCTTGACGTGTTGAAGGAGAGGGCAAAGGTTCGGCATCTCACGTCCAAGTATGTCTTCTTCACCGCCACAGGGAATGCCATCCTCATCAATAACGTGCTGCGAGGGTTGCACTCGGCAATCGAGAAGGCGAACATTGGACACCTGCGCTTTCATGACCTTCGGCACACCTTTGCGACTCGCTTAGTCCAAGCCGGGGTGGATCTGTACACTGTGCAGAAGCTCGGCCGATGGAAGACGCTTTCCATGGTCATGCGCTACGCGCATCATCACTCGGAAAGCCTAAGAGCGGGAGCAGAGGTGCTCGATAGAGTGACAAGACGCGAAAACACAACGGCAGCACAGTTACAAACAGGGGAGTTAGTGGCGGTATGCTAA
- a CDS encoding helix-turn-helix domain-containing protein yields the protein MLLTIKDLSAQLNIKPSTLYLWAAQGKIPCRKIHGLIRFDQEEIHHWLDSFTPAHGTAGSPSSPPQPQSEVERLIAAAKRDVYTPPRETRPREKKGVTPNGSV from the coding sequence ATGCTGCTAACGATCAAGGACCTCTCGGCTCAGCTGAATATCAAGCCATCCACGCTCTATCTCTGGGCAGCGCAAGGCAAAATCCCCTGTCGCAAGATTCACGGATTAATTCGGTTTGACCAGGAAGAGATTCATCATTGGCTAGATTCCTTTACTCCTGCTCATGGTACAGCTGGCTCTCCTTCCTCACCTCCTCAACCCCAAAGCGAGGTGGAGCGTCTCATTGCGGCTGCGAAACGAGATGTTTATACTCCGCCTCGGGAGACCAGACCCAGGGAAAAGAAAGGAGTAACCCCCAATGGGTCTGTATAA
- a CDS encoding replication initiation factor domain-containing protein, with protein sequence MSSPFTLTIDWLAFTLPAGSLQDTMQMLGGDWTKGQTGFRGYPASWITTSASRGVGKLGTGAPRAPFEVHVDLSAGIVAPWPTEKVRTVLQWILKQEGHLTRLDCALDDRNSYVPLSTIRQAIEAGQCVTRADRMQRISSRSIHKDTPSGETLYLGSPQSQTMLRIYDKRLESQAKQREDWQDYGIRWELELKKDRAQVCGQVLSYLEDTDWLEFIVGVLRGYVDFRDTTRDEEDEFRYRAPLLDWWLLLTDGFKKGRLVVEKEAQTLPKVKRWVSQSVAPMLAVIYAADPGGHAWLERQILAGKRRWNNKHRGLLKKEIPSSSNQDAGGDAGAPFQGGKGVS encoded by the coding sequence ATGAGTTCCCCCTTCACCCTCACCATAGATTGGCTCGCCTTCACCTTGCCGGCAGGCTCCCTCCAGGACACGATGCAGATGCTCGGAGGGGACTGGACCAAGGGCCAAACCGGTTTTCGCGGCTATCCCGCGTCCTGGATCACCACGAGTGCTAGCCGGGGGGTGGGCAAACTGGGTACTGGCGCGCCCCGTGCGCCCTTCGAAGTCCATGTCGATCTCTCCGCTGGCATTGTGGCCCCTTGGCCCACGGAGAAGGTCCGGACGGTCCTCCAATGGATTCTGAAGCAAGAGGGTCACCTGACACGCCTCGATTGTGCGCTCGATGATCGGAACAGCTATGTCCCACTCTCGACGATCAGACAGGCCATTGAAGCCGGTCAGTGTGTCACCCGAGCTGACCGGATGCAGCGCATTTCATCCAGGTCCATCCATAAAGACACGCCCAGCGGAGAGACCCTCTATCTCGGCAGTCCTCAGAGTCAAACGATGCTGCGCATCTATGACAAGCGTCTGGAGAGTCAGGCCAAACAGCGAGAGGATTGGCAGGACTACGGCATCCGGTGGGAGTTGGAGTTGAAAAAGGACCGCGCCCAGGTCTGTGGACAGGTCCTGTCCTACCTGGAGGACACCGACTGGCTCGAATTCATCGTCGGGGTGCTACGAGGATATGTCGATTTCCGAGACACCACCCGAGACGAGGAGGACGAGTTTCGGTATCGGGCCCCACTCCTTGACTGGTGGCTGCTGCTCACCGACGGGTTCAAGAAGGGCCGTCTCGTCGTGGAGAAGGAGGCCCAGACCCTCCCCAAGGTGAAGCGCTGGGTCAGTCAGTCCGTGGCTCCCATGTTGGCCGTTATCTATGCGGCAGATCCCGGGGGGCACGCCTGGTTGGAGCGGCAAATCCTTGCGGGGAAGCGCCGATGGAACAATAAGCATCGGGGGCTGCTGAAGAAAGAGATACCATCGAGTTCTAATCAGGACGCCGGCGGTGACGCGGGCGCACCGTTTCAGGGGGGGAAGGGGGTGTCGTAA
- a CDS encoding helix-turn-helix domain-containing protein, with protein MKTTNFSIKELAAFMGVSTDTIRRAVRKGEIPATRVRTALRFDLHKAITCMQRNAEAKYGPCSSRAPDGTAGRAQDDTPPSGNTGALPTGIITGGLRIR; from the coding sequence ATGAAAACAACGAATTTTTCGATCAAGGAACTCGCGGCCTTCATGGGCGTGAGCACGGATACCATCCGGCGGGCAGTTCGCAAAGGTGAGATTCCGGCGACACGGGTCAGGACCGCGTTACGGTTTGATCTCCACAAAGCAATCACGTGTATGCAGCGGAACGCGGAGGCCAAGTATGGGCCATGCTCGTCCCGCGCGCCGGACGGCACCGCCGGCCGCGCGCAGGACGACACGCCCCCGTCTGGTAACACGGGGGCACTACCCACAGGGATCATTACAGGAGGTCTACGGATTCGATGA
- the kdpF gene encoding K(+)-transporting ATPase subunit F — MNAMYVLGGILSLGLLIYLMVALLKPEWF, encoded by the coding sequence ATGAATGCGATGTATGTGCTCGGTGGAATACTGTCGTTGGGATTGTTGATCTATCTCATGGTCGCGTTGCTGAAACCGGAGTGGTTCTAA
- the kdpA gene encoding potassium-transporting ATPase subunit KdpA has protein sequence MTINGLVQIGLYFIVLLALVKPVGWYMARVYEGQPCGLDRLVGPLERLVYRLCGVRCTEEMSWKTYAVAMLLFNGAGLLVLYALQRWQGFFPFNPQGFGAVAPDLAFNTAASFVTNTNWQAYGGEATLSYLTQMLGLTVQNFVSAATGMAILVALIRGLARRTSETIGNFWVDLTRSTLYILLPLSAIIALILVSQGTVQTFGAYHTAALAQPVTYDKPLTDSTGQAILDEKGQPKTESTIAAEQILAVGPAASQVAIKHLGTNGGGFFNANAAHPYESPTPLTDFLLLLAETLIAASLTYTFGKMVGDTRQGWALLAAMLSVLALFILGAYWAELAGNPRIATLGIDQAASNAQPGGNMEGKEVRFGVARSALFATATTATSTGAVNSMHDSFTPLGGLVPLLMMQFGEVILGGVGSGLYGMVVFAIIAVFVAGLMVGRTPEYLGKKIEPYEMKMASLLILIMPMVVLGFTAVASVTGAGTSSILNPGPHGFSEMLYAYSSMGNNNGSAFGGLNVNTPFYNLTGGIAMLISRFWLAIPTLALAGALARKKLVPAGPGTLPTHTPLFVVLLIGVVVLVGALTFVPALALGPIVEHILMVSR, from the coding sequence ATGACGATCAACGGCCTGGTTCAAATCGGACTGTACTTTATCGTGCTGCTCGCGCTGGTCAAGCCAGTGGGTTGGTATATGGCCCGAGTGTACGAAGGCCAACCCTGTGGGCTCGACCGGCTGGTGGGCCCTCTTGAGAGGCTGGTGTATCGCCTGTGCGGAGTGCGGTGCACCGAGGAGATGAGTTGGAAGACCTATGCCGTCGCGATGCTTCTGTTCAACGGCGCCGGGCTCTTGGTCCTCTATGCGTTACAGCGCTGGCAGGGATTCTTCCCATTCAATCCGCAGGGATTTGGCGCCGTGGCTCCTGATCTCGCGTTCAACACCGCCGCGAGTTTCGTGACCAACACGAACTGGCAGGCCTATGGAGGCGAAGCGACGTTGAGTTATCTCACTCAGATGCTCGGGCTCACGGTCCAGAATTTCGTGTCTGCGGCGACAGGGATGGCGATTCTGGTCGCGCTGATTCGCGGCTTGGCGCGTCGGACCTCGGAGACCATTGGGAATTTCTGGGTCGATTTGACCCGCAGCACCCTCTATATCCTGCTACCTCTTTCCGCCATCATCGCCCTGATCCTGGTGTCACAGGGAACGGTCCAGACTTTTGGAGCCTATCACACGGCTGCGCTGGCTCAGCCCGTGACGTATGACAAGCCGCTCACCGATTCAACAGGGCAGGCCATCCTGGACGAGAAGGGCCAACCGAAGACTGAATCAACAATAGCGGCCGAGCAGATCTTGGCCGTTGGGCCCGCTGCATCGCAGGTCGCGATTAAGCATCTGGGGACCAACGGCGGCGGGTTCTTTAATGCCAATGCGGCCCATCCGTACGAAAGCCCCACACCCCTGACGGACTTCCTCCTCCTGCTCGCTGAGACCTTAATCGCCGCATCCTTGACATATACGTTCGGCAAGATGGTTGGCGACACGCGTCAGGGTTGGGCGCTCCTTGCCGCGATGCTCAGCGTGCTCGCTCTCTTCATTCTCGGGGCCTATTGGGCGGAGTTGGCGGGAAATCCTCGCATCGCCACGTTGGGCATCGATCAAGCCGCCAGCAACGCGCAGCCTGGCGGCAATATGGAGGGCAAGGAAGTCCGCTTCGGCGTCGCCCGCTCGGCGCTCTTTGCCACCGCGACGACTGCCACCTCGACCGGAGCCGTGAACTCGATGCACGATTCCTTTACCCCGCTCGGTGGTTTGGTCCCGCTCTTAATGATGCAATTCGGCGAGGTGATTTTGGGCGGAGTCGGCTCCGGGCTCTACGGCATGGTGGTCTTTGCGATCATCGCCGTCTTCGTGGCCGGCTTGATGGTGGGACGCACGCCGGAATATCTGGGCAAGAAGATCGAACCCTATGAGATGAAGATGGCCTCCCTGTTGATTCTGATCATGCCGATGGTGGTCCTCGGTTTCACGGCCGTGGCGTCGGTGACAGGCGCTGGCACCAGCTCGATTTTGAACCCGGGCCCCCATGGGTTCAGTGAGATGCTCTATGCCTATAGTTCGATGGGGAATAATAACGGCAGCGCGTTCGGTGGACTGAATGTCAACACACCCTTCTACAACCTCACCGGCGGGATCGCGATGCTGATCTCCCGCTTCTGGTTGGCGATTCCCACGTTGGCCTTGGCCGGCGCGCTGGCCAGGAAGAAACTTGTGCCGGCTGGCCCAGGAACCCTGCCGACCCATACGCCGCTGTTTGTCGTGCTGCTGATCGGTGTCGTCGTGTTGGTGGGAGCCCTGACCTTCGTGCCTGCACTGGCCCTGGGTCCAATCGTAGAACATATCCTGATGGTGAGCCGATAA
- the kdpB gene encoding potassium-transporting ATPase subunit KdpB — protein MTTQDKKRSLFDPRIMRRALLESFRKLHPRHQIRNPVMFVVAVGSVLTTVLFFQALFGTGEAPVWFILAVSLWLWFTVLFANFAEAMAEGRGKAQAESLRSSRREMNAKKLGEPESGDQYLSVPSSVVPASTLKRGDVVLVEAGDFIPCDGEVMQGIASVNESAITGESAPVIRESGDRSAVTGGTRVLSDWLVIRVTANPGETFLDRMIAMVEGAKRQKTPNEIALNILLAALTVIFLLATATLLPFSLYSVQAAGQGAPVTVTVLVALLVCLIPTTIGGLLSAIGIAGMDRMVQANVIAMSGKAVEAAGDVDVLLLDKTGTITLGNRQATEFLPADGVSDQALADAAQLSSLADETPEGRSIVVLAKEQYGLRARDIHELGATFIPFTAQTRMSGVNLNGREIRKGSDGAIEAYVTERGGHFSQAVRLHVETIAKQGGTPLVVAEGPKVLGVIYLKDIIKGGIKERFAELRRMGIKTVMITGDNPQTAAAVAAEAGVDDFLAQATPEAKLKLIREMQAGGRLVAMTGDGTNDAPALAQADVAVAMNTGTQAAKEAGNLVDLDSNPTKLIEIVEIGKQLLMTRGALTTFSIANDVAKYFAIIPAAFASTYPALSVLNIMGLATPASAVLSAVIFNALIIIVLIPLALRGIRYQPIGAALLLRRHLLVYGLGGIIVPFVGIKLIDMLLIALHLV, from the coding sequence ATGACAACGCAAGATAAGAAAAGGTCATTGTTCGATCCTAGGATTATGCGACGAGCGCTGCTGGAATCCTTCCGGAAGCTGCATCCGCGCCACCAAATTCGCAATCCGGTCATGTTCGTGGTCGCGGTCGGGAGTGTGCTGACGACCGTCCTGTTCTTCCAGGCACTGTTCGGGACAGGCGAAGCGCCGGTCTGGTTCATCCTCGCCGTCTCGCTCTGGCTTTGGTTCACCGTGCTGTTCGCGAACTTTGCCGAAGCGATGGCGGAAGGGCGCGGAAAGGCGCAGGCGGAATCGCTGCGCAGTTCGCGGCGTGAAATGAACGCGAAAAAACTAGGCGAGCCTGAGTCCGGCGACCAGTATCTCAGCGTTCCCTCCTCCGTGGTCCCCGCGAGTACCTTGAAGCGGGGAGACGTCGTGTTGGTGGAGGCAGGGGATTTTATCCCCTGCGACGGAGAGGTCATGCAAGGCATCGCCTCGGTGAACGAAAGTGCCATCACCGGTGAAAGCGCCCCTGTCATTCGTGAGAGCGGCGATCGGAGCGCTGTGACGGGCGGCACACGCGTCCTGTCGGACTGGCTGGTCATACGGGTCACGGCCAACCCAGGAGAGACATTTCTGGACCGGATGATTGCGATGGTCGAGGGGGCCAAGCGCCAAAAGACGCCGAATGAGATCGCGCTGAACATTCTGTTGGCAGCGCTGACAGTCATCTTCCTTTTGGCGACGGCCACATTGCTTCCCTTTTCGCTCTACAGCGTGCAGGCGGCAGGACAGGGGGCTCCTGTCACGGTGACGGTCCTGGTTGCGTTGCTGGTCTGTCTGATCCCGACGACGATCGGAGGATTGCTCTCTGCCATCGGCATTGCGGGGATGGATCGCATGGTGCAGGCGAATGTCATCGCCATGTCGGGAAAGGCGGTCGAAGCGGCGGGCGATGTGGATGTATTGCTCCTCGATAAAACCGGCACCATTACATTGGGGAATCGGCAAGCGACCGAGTTCCTTCCGGCCGACGGAGTGAGCGATCAGGCGCTGGCCGATGCGGCCCAGCTCTCGTCGCTGGCGGATGAGACACCGGAAGGACGCAGTATCGTCGTCCTGGCCAAGGAACAGTATGGATTGCGTGCGCGCGACATTCACGAGTTAGGCGCGACATTCATTCCCTTTACGGCTCAAACGAGGATGAGCGGCGTCAATTTGAACGGGCGGGAAATACGCAAGGGGTCTGATGGCGCAATCGAAGCCTATGTGACGGAACGGGGTGGGCATTTTTCTCAAGCGGTCCGTTTACACGTGGAGACCATTGCGAAGCAGGGGGGTACCCCGCTGGTCGTGGCGGAGGGGCCGAAAGTGCTGGGCGTGATCTACCTGAAAGATATCATCAAGGGCGGGATCAAAGAGCGGTTTGCCGAATTGCGACGGATGGGGATTAAGACCGTGATGATCACCGGCGACAATCCGCAGACTGCGGCGGCCGTGGCTGCGGAGGCTGGTGTGGACGATTTCCTGGCGCAGGCCACGCCGGAAGCCAAACTCAAGCTGATTCGCGAGATGCAGGCCGGCGGACGGCTCGTCGCGATGACGGGAGATGGGACGAACGACGCGCCGGCCCTCGCTCAGGCAGACGTCGCCGTGGCCATGAATACCGGCACGCAAGCCGCCAAGGAAGCCGGAAACCTCGTTGACCTGGATTCAAATCCGACCAAGCTCATCGAAATCGTGGAAATCGGCAAGCAGCTCTTGATGACCCGAGGGGCGTTGACCACGTTTAGCATTGCCAATGATGTGGCGAAGTATTTCGCGATCATTCCCGCAGCCTTCGCCTCGACCTATCCTGCGCTCAGCGTGCTCAATATTATGGGACTGGCGACGCCGGCTAGTGCCGTATTGTCGGCCGTGATATTTAACGCGCTGATTATCATCGTCCTCATTCCTCTCGCCCTCCGTGGTATCCGGTATCAACCGATCGGCGCCGCGTTGCTGCTTCGCCGGCATCTCCTGGTCTACGGGTTAGGCGGGATCATTGTCCCCTTCGTGGGCATCAAGCTCATCGATATGTTGCTTATCGCTCTGCATTTAGTCTGA
- the kdpC gene encoding potassium-transporting ATPase subunit KdpC, with protein MRTQLRPALLILMALTLITGFLYPLVITGVAQVLFPRQANGSLILIAGKPVGSSLIGQPFDAPKYFWGRPSATAPFPYNADASSGSNLGPTNDALMKAVQTRIDALKAVDPDNSLPLPVDLVTASGSGLDPHISPASAAYQVARVARVRGMEEGVVLRLVSQHTEGRQLGILGEPRVNVLALNLALDTHVK; from the coding sequence ATGCGGACCCAACTTCGCCCAGCTTTGCTGATTCTCATGGCCCTGACCCTCATCACCGGGTTCCTCTACCCGCTCGTGATCACAGGGGTCGCGCAGGTGCTGTTCCCGAGGCAGGCCAATGGCAGTCTGATCCTGATCGCCGGCAAGCCGGTCGGATCTTCGCTGATCGGCCAGCCATTCGACGCGCCGAAGTATTTTTGGGGTCGTCCTTCTGCCACGGCACCGTTTCCCTATAATGCCGACGCTTCGTCCGGCTCTAATCTGGGCCCGACCAATGACGCGCTGATGAAAGCCGTGCAGACTCGGATCGATGCGCTCAAGGCCGTCGATCCGGACAATTCTCTTCCCCTCCCGGTGGATTTGGTCACCGCTTCGGGGAGCGGTCTCGATCCGCATATCAGTCCCGCCTCAGCGGCATACCAGGTGGCACGCGTCGCGCGCGTCCGAGGGATGGAAGAAGGCGTCGTCCTCCGACTGGTCTCTCAGCATACGGAAGGCCGTCAGTTGGGGATTCTCGGAGAACCCAGGGTAAACGTGTTGGCACTGAATCTGGCACTGGATACTCACGTGAAATAG
- a CDS encoding sensor histidine kinase KdpD, protein MEDRRPDPDALLKRVQAEEAEQGRGKLKVFFGATAGVGKTYAMLQAAHEQRREGVDVVIGWVETHGRAETESLLEGLTILSPRLVEHRGTALREFDLDAALARRSQLILMDELAHTNAPGSRHPKRWQDVKELLNAGINVYTTVNVQHLECLNDVVAQITGVRVSETVPDSVLEQADDVELIDLPPDDLLQRLKDGKVYMPEQAQHAIQNFFRKGNLIALRELALRRTAERVDQQMEVYRRDHAVVQTWPAAETIMVCVNMKPRGPRLVRAARTMATGLHAKWIAVYVQTPRHLRMPQGDRDRVNQTLRLAELLGAETAVLSGANVTQELLSYARTRNVAKILVGKPVRARWKEWVFGSVVAELVQQSGETDIYVITGEAGESRPLTTQAVKRSSEWSTYGLSIGGVGLSTGVAWLMFPYFGLANLIMMYLLGVVLVASRYGRGPSVLASVLSVAAFDFFFVPPYLSFAVSDIEYLLTFAVMLVVALTISGLAVRTKQQAMLARHQERRTAVLYALSRDLATHRGTGLLTQLAAKHLREVFDGQVAMFLADADKRVQLQRGEHLYFEFDPKESGVAQWVFEHNERAGLGTDTLAGASALYLPLVGSAGPIGVVAVRPTESSRLADLDQLLLLESLVNQVALAIERTRLSEEAQQAHVHVETERMRNAILSSVSHDLRTPLATITGSASSLMDEQGQIDPAARLELVRSIYREADRLDRLLKNLLDMMRIEAGAVQLNKEWHPVDEVVGAALARLEGRLRDHTVNTAFPADLPLVFVDGVLLEQVVINLVENAVKYAPAGSVIDLSASASDREMVVEVADRGPGVPVGEEARIFDKFYRAKPAREGGVGLGLTICRGVIEAHGGRIWAENRHGGGAVFRFAIPLLERQPSVELEQAEPKPA, encoded by the coding sequence ATGGAAGACCGACGACCAGACCCAGATGCCTTGCTGAAGCGCGTGCAGGCTGAAGAGGCTGAGCAGGGGCGTGGCAAACTGAAAGTATTCTTCGGCGCCACAGCGGGCGTTGGCAAAACGTACGCGATGCTACAGGCCGCGCATGAGCAACGGCGTGAAGGTGTCGATGTCGTCATCGGGTGGGTCGAAACGCATGGTCGTGCGGAAACCGAATCCTTGCTGGAAGGGCTGACGATCCTGTCGCCACGCCTGGTCGAGCATCGCGGAACGGCCTTGCGGGAATTCGATCTTGACGCAGCGCTCGCCCGTCGTTCTCAGCTCATCCTCATGGACGAACTGGCCCACACCAATGCCCCTGGCTCCCGGCATCCGAAACGATGGCAGGACGTGAAGGAACTCTTGAATGCGGGCATCAACGTCTATACGACCGTCAACGTGCAGCACCTGGAATGTCTGAACGATGTGGTGGCTCAGATTACAGGAGTGCGGGTGAGTGAGACGGTGCCGGACTCGGTGCTTGAACAAGCCGATGATGTCGAACTGATCGATCTTCCCCCAGACGACCTCCTTCAACGCCTGAAAGACGGCAAGGTCTATATGCCGGAGCAGGCGCAGCATGCGATCCAGAATTTCTTCCGCAAGGGGAATCTGATCGCGTTGCGCGAATTGGCTCTCCGGCGAACAGCCGAGCGGGTCGACCAGCAGATGGAGGTGTACCGCCGCGACCATGCGGTGGTCCAGACGTGGCCTGCCGCCGAAACGATCATGGTCTGTGTGAATATGAAGCCCAGAGGACCCCGCTTGGTGAGGGCTGCCAGAACCATGGCGACGGGTCTCCATGCAAAATGGATCGCCGTGTATGTGCAAACACCCAGACATCTGCGCATGCCTCAAGGCGACCGCGACCGGGTAAACCAGACACTTCGGCTTGCCGAGCTGCTGGGTGCCGAGACAGCGGTGCTGAGCGGAGCCAATGTCACACAAGAACTGTTGTCCTATGCCCGCACGAGAAACGTGGCGAAGATTCTCGTCGGAAAGCCGGTCCGTGCCAGATGGAAGGAATGGGTGTTCGGTTCAGTCGTGGCTGAACTCGTGCAACAGAGCGGGGAGACGGACATTTATGTGATCACGGGCGAGGCCGGCGAAAGCCGCCCGCTGACGACGCAGGCGGTGAAGCGGAGCAGCGAGTGGTCAACATACGGCCTGAGCATCGGGGGAGTAGGCCTGTCGACAGGCGTGGCGTGGCTCATGTTTCCCTACTTCGGTCTGGCCAATCTCATCATGATGTATTTGCTGGGCGTCGTCCTCGTGGCCAGTCGGTATGGACGAGGACCGTCGGTCCTCGCCTCAGTCCTGAGTGTCGCCGCGTTCGATTTTTTCTTCGTTCCTCCATATTTATCCTTCGCCGTATCGGACATTGAATACCTCCTGACGTTTGCCGTCATGTTGGTTGTTGCGCTGACGATCAGCGGACTGGCGGTCCGTACCAAGCAACAGGCTATGCTGGCTCGTCATCAGGAACGGCGGACTGCGGTTCTCTATGCATTGAGCCGCGATCTCGCCACACATCGGGGGACAGGTCTGTTGACCCAGCTTGCGGCAAAACATCTTCGAGAGGTGTTTGACGGCCAGGTTGCAATGTTTTTGGCGGATGCCGACAAGCGGGTGCAGCTGCAACGGGGTGAACATCTGTACTTTGAATTCGACCCCAAGGAGTCGGGTGTGGCCCAATGGGTATTCGAGCACAACGAGCGGGCCGGACTCGGGACCGATACGCTCGCGGGGGCCAGCGCCCTGTATCTGCCCTTAGTCGGTTCGGCCGGACCAATCGGGGTCGTGGCGGTGCGGCCGACTGAGTCCAGCCGACTCGCGGACCTCGATCAGTTGCTCTTGCTCGAATCGCTCGTCAACCAAGTGGCATTGGCGATCGAACGCACGCGCCTGTCAGAGGAAGCCCAACAGGCTCATGTACATGTGGAAACAGAGCGCATGCGGAATGCCATTCTCAGTTCGGTCTCCCACGACCTGCGGACTCCGCTGGCAACCATTACCGGGTCTGCCAGTAGCTTGATGGACGAACAGGGACAGATCGACCCTGCTGCCCGGCTCGAGCTCGTGCGATCCATCTATCGGGAGGCGGATCGCCTGGATCGCTTACTCAAGAACCTGTTGGATATGATGCGCATCGAGGCAGGGGCTGTACAACTGAACAAAGAGTGGCACCCTGTGGATGAGGTTGTCGGGGCGGCCCTGGCCAGACTAGAGGGACGGTTGCGCGATCATACCGTCAACACGGCGTTTCCTGCCGACCTGCCGCTGGTGTTTGTCGATGGCGTGCTCCTGGAACAGGTGGTGATCAATCTTGTGGAGAATGCCGTGAAATACGCGCCTGCTGGAAGCGTGATCGATTTGTCCGCATCGGCGAGCGATCGTGAAATGGTCGTCGAAGTCGCAGATCGAGGCCCGGGAGTTCCGGTCGGCGAGGAGGCTCGCATTTTCGACAAATTCTATCGCGCCAAGCCTGCGCGAGAAGGGGGCGTCGGCCTTGGACTGACCATTTGCCGTGGGGTCATCGAAGCGCACGGCGGACGTATTTGGGCTGAGAATCGGCACGGAGGGGGGGCGGTGTTCCGCTTTGCGATTCCGCTGTTGGAACGTCAGCCGTCTGTCGAATTGGAACAAGCCGAACCGAAGCCGGCCTAA
- a CDS encoding response regulator, whose product MSGQEVTVLLIEDEPEIRRFLRTTLPVHGFRLYEAATGKEGLAEAQARNPDLILLDLGLPDLEGSEVIRQVREWTATPIIVLSARDQEQVKVTALDLGADDYVTKPFGVNELLARMRAALRHITGPAGEPAEPVFILGDLKVDLGRRQVFVSGKETHLTPIEYKLLTTLIRYAGKVMTHRQLLKEVWGPLHVEEGHYLRVYMRQLRNKLEKSPAHPRYLVTELGVGYRLLTE is encoded by the coding sequence ATGTCAGGGCAAGAAGTCACCGTGCTCCTCATCGAAGATGAACCGGAGATTCGCCGGTTCCTCCGGACAACCCTGCCTGTGCACGGTTTTCGACTCTACGAGGCCGCGACGGGCAAGGAGGGGCTGGCAGAGGCCCAAGCGAGGAATCCCGATCTCATCCTGCTCGACCTCGGTCTGCCGGATCTGGAGGGAAGCGAAGTCATTCGCCAAGTACGGGAGTGGACGGCCACTCCGATCATCGTACTTTCCGCCCGCGACCAGGAACAGGTCAAAGTGACGGCGCTTGACCTCGGCGCCGACGATTATGTCACCAAGCCGTTCGGAGTCAATGAGCTGCTCGCGAGGATGCGGGCTGCGCTTCGCCATATCACTGGACCGGCAGGAGAACCGGCCGAACCAGTGTTTATCCTCGGCGATCTCAAGGTAGATCTCGGACGGAGGCAGGTGTTTGTCTCGGGGAAGGAAACTCATCTCACGCCGATCGAATACAAGCTGCTCACGACGCTGATCCGGTACGCCGGCAAGGTGATGACTCACCGTCAGCTCCTGAAAGAAGTGTGGGGTCCGCTGCACGTGGAAGAAGGCCATTATCTGCGAGTGTACATGCGCCAGTTGAGAAACAAGTTGGAGAAAAGCCCGGCCCATCCACGCTATCTGGTGACGGAGTTGGGAGTGGGATATCGGCTCCTGACGGAATGA